TGGATGATAATTTTGCGGTGTTGGTGTAAGTTTTTGCTGCGGGTCATATTGGTAGCTTGACTTTGATCCGGAAATGTTGCCATAAGCAATATTATAATTAAGTAATGTACTTATAAGTAGTATAGGTGTAAGTAGTATAGGTGCGATTAATAACTTCATATAAAATCCTATGATAAATTATCATAGGTAATATATCATAATTATTTCAACAACTTATCTTGTTTATGTTTTTTTAACAATGATTAATTAATTCTATATCTTCATTATTCTTGTATATCTATAACTATGGCTTGAAGATTGATAACTTGCCAACGGATATTATAGTGATATAACTTGATACCAAACGTCTGGGGTTCGGATTTCCCCTTTTTATATGCAGGTCTTGGATCTTGACTTATAATTTGAATTATCAGTTCTCGTAATTCAGGTTTGTCAAAGAGAAATTGTTCAACTTGTGGGGCAAAATCCACATACAGTGAGCTATCAGGTTTATTCAGTGCATAACTGGCTTGAGCATTAGGATAACTATCACTATATGGAATATAGGGTTTAATATCGATGATGGGAGTTTGATCTATCAGATCGACACTACCTAATTTTAGAATAATCTGTTCCTTACTGATCACAATATCATGGAGTTCAACCGCCGAGAGCCCTATTGGATTAGGTCGAAAAGTAGAGCGACTAGCAAAAACGCCCACTCTTTCGTTTCCTCCCAATCTTGGGGGTCTGACAGTGTTATGCCATCCTTGTTTCGCGGTACCAGAAAAGATGAAAAGTAACCATAAATGGGAGAATTTCTCTAATCCCCTGATACAATTGGGGTGATTAAAAGGGGGATTTAAATGAAGTTCACCTTTTGCCAAAGGAACGAGATTAGGTTGTCTTGGGACACCAAATTTTTCTTTATATGGTGAATGTAAAATACCAATTGTTTTAAGCGAGATCATAGATGGTTATTTAGAGAAATATAATATGATTAAAATTATGCAACAAATATAGGATTAGAGGTTATCTAATCCTTTTAAATTCCATACATCTTAAATAAGTTGGTAATTATTACCAACCTTTAACGGCACTACCTTTAAATACTTCATTCGCCTTTTGTACTGCAGCATCACTATGACGTGCATCAATATATTTTTGGATATTTGGATCGTTTTTGTTGTCTTCGCGAGCAACGATAATATTCACATATGGTGAATCTTTGTCTTCAACAAAGATACCGTCTTTATTAGCGGTCAGATTTATTTGACCTGCAAATGCATTATTGATGATGGCAAAGTCTACTTGAGCATCATCCAACGAACGCGGTAGCATAGGCGCTTCTATTTCAAGAATATTCAGATGATAAGGATTATCAGTAATATCAATTACAGTTGGAAATAACCCTTTTTCAGGATTAACGGTAATTAATCCTTGTTTTTGCAGTAGTAATAAAGCACGACCTAAATTAGTTGGATCATTAGGTATAGCAACTGTTGAATTAGGTTTGATTAAATAGGATTCACCACGTGGTGAAGTCACAATTTTACCTTCTTCATTACTTGTCGAATCGGTTATTGGTTTTAGTTTATGTGTATAAGCTGCAATCGGGTGAACAAAAGTTTTACCAACTGAAACAAGTTTATAGCCTCTTTCTTCAATTTGTTGATCTAAGAAAGGTTTATGTTGAAAGTCATTAATATCAATTTGCCCACTATCTAATGCTTGATTAGGGATTACATAATCGTTAAAAATAACCAGTTCTACATCTAAATTATATAATTTCTTTGCTTGTTCTTTCGCCGCTTCAGCAACTTCTTGATCGGGACCAGAAACAACTCCAACTTTCAATACCTCAGGTTTTGTAGCTTCTTGGGGAGCTTTGTTGTTATCACATGCAGTCAAAAATATGCTACTAGCAAATGTTGCAAAAATAGCAAGTTTTTTTAAAATCATAATCTATTCCTTTTAAATATTAGTGGTGTGTGACACGTTTAACGATAGCATTGCCTATAAATTGTATTGTAAAAACAATTAGAATCAATATGATGAGTACAGTGTTCATAACAGCAGGTTTATAACTATATAGACCATAGTATCGAGCTAATTCACCTAATCCACCAGAACCAATGGCTCCTACCATAGCAACATAACCATTCAACGTTATTAAAGTGATGGTTAAGCTATTGACGATCACAGGCATTGCTTCTGGAAGTAGCACTTTACGAATTATTTGTAGTGGTGTTGCTCCCATAGATCTTGCTGCTTCAACTAATCCTTTAGGTACCTCTAATAAAGCATTTTCTATCATCCGAGCAATCAATGGCGCGACACCAATACTTAATGGGACTAATGCAGCTTGTCGACCTAAAAATATACCTTGTCCAGTCATAATTAACATAACAAAGGTCGTGAAAGGGATAATCCAGAACAATAATATAATAAACGGAATTGAACGTAATAAATTAGTAAAAAAAGACAATAATCCTGAAGCGATAGAACAATCTAAAATCTGATTTTTACGCGTGGTATATAATAAAATACCAAGTGGTAAACCAATTATGGTTCCCCATAATCCAGATAATACAGTCATATAAATAGTATTGTCGGTTTCTTGGGCTATTTTAAAAATCATATTTTGGTTAAAACCATTAAATTGTGAACAAAAGTTAACAAAGCTTGCCCAGAAATCGTAACCTGAAAGATGGCGCATTAATGTTTCAAATGGTTTAAATGAGGGTATAAAATCAAACATAACCAAGCACCTCTACAGTAATATTATTATCTTGTAAGAATTTGATAGCATTTTTTGTATCTACTGGATTACCAATTATTTCTGTAAGCATAATGCCGAATTTAATTCCTCCTGCATAATCCATTTGTGCGCTGATAATATTGTTGTCAATGTTAAATTCTTTAGCCGCTTGTGATAAAAAAGGTGCATCGACAGATAAACCAGTAAATTCAAGGCGCAATAATGGATGTAAATTGTCTTGATAAGTGGTTGATAATTTTTGTAAATAATCTTCTGGGATATGTAAATGAAGGGTTGATTGTATAAACTGTTTTGCAACATCACTCTTAGGATGAGAAAACATTTCACCAACAGTTGATTGTTCAACTAGTTCACCTTGGCTAATTACCGCTACCTGATCACATATTTGTTTTACTACATCCATTTCATGAGTTATCAATAAAATCGTTAATCCTAACTTTTTATTGATATTTTTGAGTAATTCTAAAATAGAACGTGTTGTTTCTGGATCTAAAGCACTGGTTGCTTCATCACATAACAAAACTTTTGGATCATTAGCTAATGCGCGAGCTATGGCTACACGTTGCTTTTGCCCACCTGAAAGATTGGATGGGTAAACATTGGCTTTATCTTCTAATCCTACCAGTTTAAGCAGTTCATTAACTTTACTTTTAATTGTCTTCTTTTGAACGTTATCAAATTCTAAGGGTAAGGCAATATTTTCGAATACTGTTCTAGATGACAATAAATTAAAATGCTGAAAAATCATACCTATTTTTCTGCGTATATGAATAAGCTGGCTATTTGATAACTCCGTTATATATTGATTATCAATAATAACCTTTCCACTAGTTGGCTTTTCTAATAAGTTAACACACCGAATTAAGGTACTTTTTCCTGCACCAGACTTTCCGATGACGCC
Above is a genomic segment from Frischella perrara containing:
- the metN gene encoding methionine ABC transporter ATP-binding protein MetN codes for the protein MIKLENISKTFMHNKQPIYALKDINLHVPAGQIFGVIGKSGAGKSTLIRCVNLLEKPTSGKVIIDNQYITELSNSQLIHIRRKIGMIFQHFNLLSSRTVFENIALPLEFDNVQKKTIKSKVNELLKLVGLEDKANVYPSNLSGGQKQRVAIARALANDPKVLLCDEATSALDPETTRSILELLKNINKKLGLTILLITHEMDVVKQICDQVAVISQGELVEQSTVGEMFSHPKSDVAKQFIQSTLHLHIPEDYLQKLSTTYQDNLHPLLRLEFTGLSVDAPFLSQAAKEFNIDNNIISAQMDYAGGIKFGIMLTEIIGNPVDTKNAIKFLQDNNITVEVLGYV
- a CDS encoding MetQ/NlpA family lipoprotein, translating into MILKKLAIFATFASSIFLTACDNNKAPQEATKPEVLKVGVVSGPDQEVAEAAKEQAKKLYNLDVELVIFNDYVIPNQALDSGQIDINDFQHKPFLDQQIEERGYKLVSVGKTFVHPIAAYTHKLKPITDSTSNEEGKIVTSPRGESYLIKPNSTVAIPNDPTNLGRALLLLQKQGLITVNPEKGLFPTVIDITDNPYHLNILEIEAPMLPRSLDDAQVDFAIINNAFAGQINLTANKDGIFVEDKDSPYVNIIVAREDNKNDPNIQKYIDARHSDAAVQKANEVFKGSAVKGW
- a CDS encoding methionine ABC transporter permease, whose protein sequence is MIFKIAQETDNTIYMTVLSGLWGTIIGLPLGILLYTTRKNQILDCSIASGLLSFFTNLLRSIPFIILLFWIIPFTTFVMLIMTGQGIFLGRQAALVPLSIGVAPLIARMIENALLEVPKGLVEAARSMGATPLQIIRKVLLPEAMPVIVNSLTITLITLNGYVAMVGAIGSGGLGELARYYGLYSYKPAVMNTVLIILILIVFTIQFIGNAIVKRVTHH
- the tsaA gene encoding tRNA (N6-threonylcarbamoyladenosine(37)-N6)-methyltransferase TrmO, with product MISLKTIGILHSPYKEKFGVPRQPNLVPLAKGELHLNPPFNHPNCIRGLEKFSHLWLLFIFSGTAKQGWHNTVRPPRLGGNERVGVFASRSTFRPNPIGLSAVELHDIVISKEQIILKLGSVDLIDQTPIIDIKPYIPYSDSYPNAQASYALNKPDSSLYVDFAPQVEQFLFDKPELRELIIQIISQDPRPAYKKGKSEPQTFGIKLYHYNIRWQVINLQAIVIDIQE